The following are encoded together in the Coffea arabica cultivar ET-39 chromosome 1c, Coffea Arabica ET-39 HiFi, whole genome shotgun sequence genome:
- the LOC140036528 gene encoding pentatricopeptide repeat-containing protein At4g13650-like produces MILRSHTCHFRYTLANSAKVTNHRFSGAVTTHNYHIQGPVNSLHSCDFQDFTTHPGNNQLNCFTDLNLLAEFHQHGFLHRPHIVNRIISTCSKFGSYSVGIQMHTHVIKMGFGPNIYISSALVDMYCKCGTVVSAHHLFDEIPERNAVTWNSLISGYLETLCPGTAMYLFTEMLRFGIFLTPYSISAALVGCAQLEDCWLGAQVHALGLKFGFEFNVVVGTGLIDMYAKCLDIEASRSVFDRMVYKNVLSWTSMITGYAQNKLSLEAMTLFRDMLRVGIEANYVTYNSLLRSFCCPDDLDHCREIHCRIVQEGFESNIFVSVTLVTVYSECSCSLEEFYRVCSTITLWDQISWNAVIAGFSNIGSGEEALTCFSKMRQAGIGVDIFTYASVLKSIGIISALEVGKQIHSLVTKGGHASNICVRNGLVSMFARCGNLSYAKKVFTLMDEHDVISWNSLLSGYSHHGYAEEAIRMFEEMMTTGVKPNLTTFLIVLSACSHCGWVDKGLEYFQLMKNDDSLPPPNLEHYASIVDLYGRAGHLHEAEAFIDNMPIQPGPSMFKSLLGACQVHGDKEIAVRSARRLVELCPSDPATYVVLSNILASEGRWNDAAGIRKIMCDRQVRKNPGYSWI; encoded by the coding sequence ATGATATTGCGGTCACATACATGTCACTTCCGGTACACCTTGGCAAACTCGGCGAAAGTGACCAATCATCGCTTTTCAGGCGCCGTAACAACCCATAATTACCATATCCAAGGCCCAGTAAATTCTCTCCACTCCTGTGATTTTCAAGACTTCACAACTCACCCAGGAAACAACCAATTGAACTGTTTTACAGATTTAAACCTCTTAGCTGAGTTTCATCAGCATGGGTTTTTACACAGACCCCATATTGTCAACAGAATCATTTCCACTTGCTCAAAATTTGGCTCATATTCTGTTGGGATTCAAATGCATACCCATGTTATTAAAATGGGATTTGGTCCAAATATCTATATCTCAAGCGCCTTGGTTGATATGTATTGCAAATGTGGTACCGTTGTGTCGGCTCACCATTTGTTTGATGAAATACCGGAGAGAAATGCTGTGACTTGGAATtctttaatttctggttacctagaAACCCTTTGTCCTGGAACAGCAATGTACTTATTCACAGAAATGCTAAGATTCGGGATATTTCTGACGCCATATAGCATTTCGGCAGCTCTTGTGGGTTGTGCCCAGCTTGAAGATTGCTGGCTTGGGGCTCAAGTCCATGCTCTGGGTTTAAAATTTGGTTTTGAGTTTAATGTTGTTGTGGGGACTGGTTTAATTGATATGTACGCCAAATGTTTGGATATTGAAGCCTCAAGAAGTGTGTTTGATAGAATGGTTTATAAGAATGTTCTCAGTTGGACATCAATGATAACTGGTTATGCACAGAATAAGCTCTCCTTGGAGGCAATGACTTTGTTTCGGGATATGTTGCGGGTTGGAATTGAGGCAAATTATGTGACATATAACAGTTTATTGAGGTCGTTTTGTTGTCCTGATGACCTAGACCATTGCAGGGAAATCCATTGTCGTATAGTTCAGGAAGGTTTTgagtctaatatttttgtgtCAGTTACACTGGTGACTGTATATTCAGAGTGTAGTTGTAGCTTAGAGGAATTCTATCGAGTTTGTTCAACTATTACCCTTTGGGACCAAATCTCATGGAATGCAGTCATTGCCGGTTTTTCCAATATAGGAAGTGGTGAGGAAGCACTAACCTGCTTCTCAAAGATGAGGCAGGCAGGCATCGGTGTTGATATTTTCACGTATGCAAGTGTGTTGAAATCAATTGGTATCATTTCAGCTCTTGAAGTGGGGAAGCAGATCCATAGTCTGGTTACCAAGGGAGGGCATGCTTCAAATATCTGTGTGCGGAATGGGCTTGTTTCCATGTTTGCAAGATGCGGTAATCTTAGTTATGCAAAGAAAGTATTCACGTTGATGGATGAACATGATGTCATATCATGGAATTCACTTTTGTCGGGCTATTCCCATCATGGATATGCCGAGGAAGCTATTAGAATGTTCGAAGAGATGATGACCACTGGGGTTAAACCAAATCTAACAACATTCCTCATAGTGCTTTCTGCTTGCAGCCATTGTGGCTGGGTGGATAAAGGACTCGAGTATTTTCAGTTGATGAAAAACGATGATAGCCTTCCACCACCCAATTTAGAGCACTATGCTAGCATAGTTGATCTGTATGGTCGGGCTGGTCATCTTCATGAAGCCGAGGCATTCATTGATAACATGCCAATACAGCCAGGACCCTCGATGTTCAAAAGTTTACTAGGTGCTTGTCAAGTTCATGGTGACAAAGAAATTGCAGTACGATCTGCAAGAAGGCTTGTGGAGCTTTGTCCAAGTGATCCTGCAACTTATGTTGTGCTATCAAATATCTTGGCCTCTGAAGGTCGTTGGAATGATGCAGCTGGTATCCGCAAGATAATGTGTGATAGACAAGTGAGGAAAAACCCTGGATATAGTTGGATTTGA